From a single Candidatus Ozemobacteraceae bacterium genomic region:
- a CDS encoding InlB B-repeat-containing protein — protein MRNLVPRVLLGLLLAALVVSFTACRNTGYGDFDYVYPAELGSGIIRGTITRTPGLSIRAAVPVPVAGAEVWLEEFPSLKAVSDAQGNYRINGVPAGTFRVVAKYKDNVTVYKMRSTSNTLVEKDDKVVDLGLLTATNIVRGVMTDENGALLPQGTPVYLWGEVFYIGQNGSFETPPLPTFEGLNSIFDLVLNPGQANQFNIPVSFVSAERPLEVIITVPTSGGSSASAMPTVLLVAMKDNAIRTTASPNEQLTVTGVITPADTSNDNLVWSATRGTFGNDTQTDGGKRIRTWTAPDTAGIATLSLRITAANGKIATASLPILVGANVTYTVTYNGNGSTGGTVPVDGSTYANGANVTVLGNTGNLVKTGFTFAGWNTSADGTGTDRAAASTFAMGNANVTLYAKWTANQSYTVTYNGNGNTGGTVPVDGSTYANGANVTVLGNTGNLVKTGFTFAGWNTSADGTGTDRAAASTFAMGNANVTLYAKWTANPTFTVTYNGNGNTGGTMPTDNSAYESGANVTVLGNTGNLVKNGASPLGWNTQANGAGTFYPFGGTFSMGTADVTLYAVWPTTSVDSLPFSLVVKWTNPEAANYQFKVVKSMVTTTIDTFGEVDALAGADVVLDWTTNVTQATVLGLKSNTTYYFAIAAKKGAFQYLYPMLSPKTTNILYPNVVSLANGDLMFAYKDAASNLGKVMVCGTDGVVKVPPRNFFPNNFTVADTFNTKYDLVVNDAGTVYIGHATNDGVKGYYYTRVNSDGSWVGSAIVADNYTAFILGPELAINGNGLFHYTAGDWSLSNQGSRYGLVKISDNSIVKGLTTVNFGGGGNEIRGLAVCGVGTDKFMAFDCANQGSLDLYYSVYDNVGTVTKARAKIGNIQSANIAALKLSNNNAMVAYQDATVNKGTVRVYDDAGTLVNGPVIFGVVAYSWRMPMVNTDDNRVLIAYGDGSDGNKAKYVVLETDGSVSVPATALPAGAAFPIGATNVTTENKIAIVYRSAASDVYWYDLLNGY, from the coding sequence GCAGCCCTTGTCGTTTCGTTCACCGCATGCCGGAATACCGGCTACGGCGACTTCGATTATGTCTATCCCGCCGAACTCGGCTCGGGCATCATCCGCGGCACGATCACCCGGACGCCGGGCCTTTCGATTCGCGCCGCCGTCCCTGTGCCGGTCGCAGGAGCAGAAGTCTGGCTCGAGGAGTTTCCGTCACTCAAGGCCGTCTCCGACGCTCAGGGCAATTACCGCATCAACGGCGTACCCGCCGGAACCTTCCGTGTGGTCGCAAAATACAAAGACAATGTGACCGTCTATAAAATGCGCTCGACGTCGAACACCCTCGTCGAGAAGGATGATAAGGTCGTCGACCTTGGCCTGCTCACGGCGACGAACATCGTCCGCGGCGTCATGACTGACGAAAACGGCGCCCTCCTCCCCCAGGGCACCCCCGTCTACCTCTGGGGCGAGGTATTTTATATCGGCCAGAATGGTTCCTTCGAGACCCCTCCCCTTCCGACGTTCGAGGGCTTGAACTCGATCTTCGATCTCGTCCTCAATCCCGGCCAGGCGAACCAGTTCAACATCCCCGTCTCCTTCGTCTCGGCCGAGCGCCCGCTTGAAGTGATCATCACCGTTCCCACGAGCGGCGGGTCCTCCGCATCGGCGATGCCGACCGTTCTTCTCGTCGCGATGAAGGATAACGCGATCAGAACGACCGCCTCACCGAATGAGCAACTCACCGTCACCGGCGTCATCACGCCCGCCGACACGTCGAACGACAATCTCGTCTGGTCTGCCACCCGCGGCACGTTCGGTAACGACACCCAGACCGACGGCGGGAAGCGGATCCGCACATGGACCGCCCCCGACACGGCCGGGATCGCGACGCTCAGCCTCCGCATCACCGCCGCGAACGGCAAAATCGCCACTGCCAGCCTCCCGATCCTGGTCGGCGCCAACGTCACCTACACCGTCACCTACAACGGAAACGGCAGCACCGGCGGTACCGTTCCGGTCGACGGCTCGACCTACGCCAACGGCGCGAATGTCACCGTTCTGGGAAACACCGGAAATCTCGTGAAAACCGGCTTCACCTTCGCCGGCTGGAACACCAGCGCCGACGGCACCGGCACCGACCGGGCCGCCGCCTCGACCTTCGCCATGGGCAACGCCAACGTGACGTTATATGCCAAGTGGACAGCCAACCAGTCCTATACCGTTACGTATAACGGCAACGGCAACACCGGCGGTACCGTGCCGGTCGACGGCTCGACCTACGCCAACGGCGCGAATGTCACCGTTCTGGGAAACACCGGAAATCTCGTGAAAACCGGCTTCACCTTCGCCGGCTGGAACACCAGCGCCGACGGCACCGGCACAGACCGAGCCGCCGCATCGACCTTCGCCATGGGCAACGCCAACGTGACATTGTATGCCAAGTGGACGGCCAACCCGACCTTCACCGTCACCTACAATGGCAACGGTAACACCGGCGGTACCATGCCGACCGACAACAGCGCCTACGAGAGCGGCGCGAATGTCACCGTCCTGGGAAACACCGGCAATCTCGTCAAGAACGGCGCCAGTCCGCTCGGCTGGAATACGCAGGCGAACGGCGCCGGAACGTTCTACCCGTTTGGCGGCACTTTCTCGATGGGCACGGCCGATGTCACCTTGTATGCGGTGTGGCCGACAACGTCGGTCGATAGCCTGCCATTCTCGCTGGTCGTGAAGTGGACGAATCCTGAAGCAGCCAATTACCAGTTCAAGGTCGTGAAGTCGATGGTCACGACGACGATCGACACCTTCGGGGAAGTTGATGCGCTGGCCGGGGCTGATGTCGTTCTCGACTGGACGACGAACGTCACGCAGGCCACCGTGCTCGGCCTAAAGTCGAATACGACGTATTACTTCGCGATCGCCGCCAAGAAAGGGGCGTTCCAGTATCTCTATCCCATGTTGTCACCAAAAACGACGAATATCCTGTATCCGAACGTCGTCAGCCTGGCCAACGGCGATCTGATGTTTGCCTACAAAGATGCCGCCAGCAACCTGGGCAAGGTCATGGTCTGTGGCACCGATGGCGTCGTAAAGGTGCCGCCGAGGAATTTCTTTCCCAATAACTTTACCGTGGCCGACACATTCAATACAAAGTATGATCTGGTGGTCAATGACGCAGGCACGGTCTACATAGGCCACGCCACCAACGACGGAGTCAAGGGTTATTACTACACGCGAGTCAACAGTGACGGGTCCTGGGTTGGCAGCGCCATTGTCGCGGACAACTACACCGCCTTCATCTTGGGGCCGGAACTGGCGATCAACGGCAACGGTCTGTTCCACTACACTGCCGGCGACTGGAGTCTGAGCAATCAAGGGTCACGATATGGACTGGTCAAGATCAGCGACAACTCTATTGTAAAGGGCCTGACGACGGTCAATTTCGGCGGTGGAGGTAACGAGATTCGGGGCCTCGCCGTCTGCGGCGTTGGCACCGACAAGTTCATGGCCTTCGATTGCGCGAACCAGGGCAGCCTCGACCTCTACTACAGCGTCTACGACAACGTCGGCACGGTCACCAAGGCGCGGGCGAAGATCGGCAACATCCAGTCGGCCAACATTGCCGCGCTGAAGTTGAGCAACAACAACGCCATGGTCGCCTATCAGGACGCCACCGTGAATAAAGGCACGGTCCGGGTCTACGACGATGCCGGCACGCTGGTGAACGGGCCGGTGATCTTCGGCGTCGTGGCGTACAGTTGGCGGATGCCCATGGTCAACACCGACGACAATCGCGTTCTGATCGCCTACGGCGATGGCTCGGACGGCAACAAAGCCAAATACGTTGTTCTCGAAACCGACGGCAGCGTGTCGGTCCCCGCCACGGCGCTTCCTGCCGGGGCCGCATTTCCGATCGGTGCCACCAACGTCACGACCGAGAACAAGATCGCCATTGTCTACAGGAGCGCCGCGAGTGACGTCTACTGGTATGATCTCCTGAACGGCTACTGA